From one Pseudomonas sp. B21-048 genomic stretch:
- a CDS encoding KGG domain-containing protein, producing MPTSKNPSPGSAHDRTKASEAGRKGGKTTTTTVDKDSAKGGMGRKGGQKSR from the coding sequence ATGCCTACTTCAAAAAATCCGAGTCCGGGTAGTGCCCATGATCGAACGAAGGCGTCTGAAGCCGGTCGCAAAGGTGGGAAAACCACCACGACGACCGTTGATAAAGACTCCGCGAAAGGCGGCATGGGCCGCAAAGGTGGTCAGAAATCCCGGTAA
- a CDS encoding DUF4142 domain-containing protein, which produces MSRMATRLRNASLVTLLGLFASSVWAQSATEFINEASAKGMADIEASRLAHQKTESKAVKDYTIVVINDLTTANQHLAKIARQLDLPIAPREEVMDKAKALIPEVKDDASFDQAYAASQVKTTQETIEQLQQQAQTTDVPQIKAFAEETLPKLQNHLQMARALQASR; this is translated from the coding sequence ATGAGCCGGATGGCCACCCGTTTACGCAATGCCAGTCTGGTCACGTTACTGGGTCTGTTTGCCAGCAGCGTCTGGGCTCAATCTGCCACCGAGTTCATCAACGAAGCATCAGCCAAAGGCATGGCGGACATCGAAGCCAGTCGCCTGGCGCACCAGAAAACTGAATCCAAAGCGGTCAAGGATTACACCATCGTGGTAATCAACGATCTCACCACCGCCAACCAGCATCTGGCAAAAATCGCCAGGCAACTCGATTTGCCGATCGCACCACGCGAAGAGGTGATGGATAAGGCCAAAGCCTTGATTCCCGAGGTGAAGGACGATGCGTCCTTCGATCAGGCGTATGCCGCCAGTCAGGTGAAAACTACCCAAGAGACCATCGAGCAGCTTCAACAACAAGCGCAGACCACGGACGTGCCGCAAATCAAAGCGTTCGCCGAAGAAACCCTGCCCAAACTGCAAAACCATCTGCAAATGGCCAGGGCCCTGCAAGCCAGTCGCTAG
- a CDS encoding low affinity iron permease family protein yields MKFAKIAQKLSLWAGLPRTFLGAIVLIILWGLSGPIFHFNDTWQLIINTSTTIITFLMVFLIQNTQNRDTDILHLKIDELLRVTKEAQNAMLGLESLDLKQLEELRKKYRHLGEGETIPLDGTVVPETKKQD; encoded by the coding sequence ATGAAATTCGCAAAAATTGCACAGAAACTCTCCCTGTGGGCCGGCCTGCCCCGGACATTTCTGGGGGCGATCGTTCTGATTATCCTGTGGGGTTTGAGCGGGCCGATTTTCCATTTCAACGATACCTGGCAGCTGATCATCAACACCTCGACCACCATCATCACCTTCCTGATGGTGTTCCTGATCCAGAACACCCAGAACCGCGACACGGACATTTTGCACTTGAAGATCGATGAGTTATTGCGAGTCACGAAAGAAGCGCAGAATGCGATGCTGGGGCTCGAATCGCTGGATCTCAAACAGTTGGAAGAATTGAGAAAGAAATATCGTCACCTCGGCGAGGGCGAGACGATTCCCCTGGACGGCACTGTTGTCCCGGAAACAAAGAAACAGGATTGA